From a single Tachypleus tridentatus isolate NWPU-2018 chromosome 6, ASM421037v1, whole genome shotgun sequence genomic region:
- the Chchd3 gene encoding coiled-coil-helix-coiled-coil-helix domain containing 3: MGGASSTRRVTVVNDDASGVIKISDSVVHRLRGEKDKEKEDVKSGPQKKNEEHGSEPSLAPFFDNLQWRQQREKELQQTENSWKLQVEELEKHNQELSKLVKTKFYTELVDVEEKYIKQTYAPVCEGNEQKVMKCYQDNAKTPLNCSKEVMAFSQCVDRVRMGVLTSHG, from the exons ATGGGTGGTGCTTCTAGTACTCGTAGAGTAACAGTTGTAAACGATGATGCTAGTGGTGTGATAAAg ATATCTGACTCAGTAGTCCACAGATTAAGAGGAGAGAAAGACAAAGAGAAGGAAGATGTGAAAAGTGGACCACAAAAAAAGAATGAAGAACATGGATCAGAACCTTCTTTG GCACCATTTTTTGATAACCTTCAATGGAGACAGCAGCGAGAGAAAGAACTACAACAAACTGAAAATTCTTGGAAACTACAAGTGGAAGAACttgaaaaacat AATCAAGAATTATCAAAACTAGTGAAAACAAAGTTCTATACAGAGTTGGTAGACGTTGAAGAGAAGTACAT AAAGCAGACTTATGCTCCTGTCTGTGAAGGAAATGAACAGAAAGTAATGAAGTGTTATCAAGATAATGCCAAGACTCCTCTAAATTGTTCTAAAGAAGTAATGGCTTTTTCACAGTGTGTTGATCGTGTTCGAATG GGAGTTTTAACCAGCCATGGGTAG
- the AP-1-2beta gene encoding adaptor protein complex 1/2, beta subunit, with amino-acid sequence MTDAKYFTTTKKGEIFELKSELNSDKKEKKKEAVKKVIASMTVGKDVSALFPDVVNCMQTDNLELKKLVYLYLMNYAKSQPDMAIMAVNTFVKDCEDPNPLIRALAVRTMGCIRVDKITEYLCEPLRKCLKDEDPYVRKTAAVCVAKLHDINAQLVEDQGFLDQLRDLLSDSNPMVVANAVAALSEINETSSSGQTLIEMNAQAVNKLLTALNECTEWGQVFILDSLANYTPKDDREAQSICERITPRLAHANAAVVLSAVKVLMKFMEMMGNDTEFVTSLTKKLAPPLVTLLSSEAETQYVALRNINLIVQKRPDILKQEMKVFFVKYNDPIYVKLEKLDIMIRLASQANIAQVLAELREYATEVDVDFVRKAVRAIGRCAIKVEQSAERCVSTLLDLIQTKVNYVVQEAIVVIKDIFRKYPNKYESIISTLCENLDTLDEPEARASMIWIIGEYAERIDNADELLESFLEGFHDENTQVQLQLLTAIVKLFLKRPTETQELVQQVLSLATQDSDNPDLRDRGFIYWRLLSTDPAAAKEVVLAEKPLISEETDLLEPTLLDELICHIGTLASVYHKPPSAFVEGKTAVRKQLPPRQNSVGSAEEASSGSPPAPGQPTDEQQPTVIPVADNLIGDLLSLDISAPSTYQAPVSSQPQPVANTAAMDLLGGGLDSLLGDTSAPAGITSAPPVSSSGLLGDIFGIGNVTPFYTPPKQVWLPAARGKGLEISGTFTRRNGQIYMEMTFSNKAMQAMTSFAIQFNKNSFGLSPAQPLQVQGPLQPNGSVDSSLPVNTKGPVQKMEPLTNLQVAVKNNVDVFYFSCLVPLHVLCMEDGMMDKRVFLATWKDIPAQNEVQYTIENVNYTADQVSSKLQNNNIFTIAKRNVEGQDMLYQSLKLTNGIWVLAELKIQPGNINLILSLKSRAMEVAPGVHQTFELILHN; translated from the coding sequence gtGAGATATTTGAGCTGAAAAGTGAATTGAACAGtgacaagaaagaaaagaagaaagaagctgtgaaaaaAGTCATTGCTTCTATGACCGTTGGAAAGGATGTTAGTGCTCTGTTTCCCGATGTAGTTAACTGCATGCAAACAGACAACTTAGAGCTGAAGAAGCTAGTATATCTCTACTTGATGAATTATGCAAAAAGCCAACCTGATATGGCAATCATGGCAGTGAACACTTTTGTTAAAGACTGCGAAGATCCCAATCCACTTATACGAGCCTTGGCTGTACGCACCATGGGCTGTATTCGGGTGGACAAGATTACGGAATATCTTTGCGAACCTTTACGTAAATGTTTGAAAGACGAGGACCCTTATGTTAGGAAAACTGCAGCTGTATGTGTGGCAAAACTACACGACATCAATGCTCAGTTAGTTGAAGATCAGGGATTTCTTGACCAACTCAGAGATTTGCTGTCAGACTCCAACCCCATGGTGGTAGCTAATGCTGTTGCAGCTCTGTCAGAAATTAATGAAACCTCAAGCAGTGGTCAGACTCTGATAGAAATGAATGCCCAGGCTGTAAACAAACTGCTTACAGCTTTAAATGAATGTACAGAATGGGGTCAAGTCTTTATCTTAGACTCTTTGGCAAATTATACCCCTAAGGATGACAGGGAGGCTCAGAGCATCTGTGAACGTATCACCCCACGACTAGCTCATGCAAATGCTGCAGTTGTGTTGTCTGCTGTAAAAGTATTAATGAAATTCATGGAAATGATGGGAAATGATACAGAGTTTGTCACTTCTTTAACCAAGAAGCTGGCCCCACCTTTGGTCACTTTATTGTCTAGTGAAGCTGAAACACAGTATGTTGCTCTCAGGAACATTAATCTTATAGTGCAGAAAAGACCTGACATTCTGAAACAGGAGATGAAGGTGTTCTTTGTCAAGTATAATGATCCAATCTATGTAAAACTAGAGAAGTTAGATATAATGATCCGTTTGGCATCTCAAGCAAATATTGCACAGGTTCTGGCTGAACTGAGAGAGTATGCAACAGAAGTTGATGTAGACTTTGTTAGGAAAGCTGTCCGGGCTATTGGAAGATGTGCTATTAAAGTGGAGCAATCTGCTGAACGATGTGTTAGCACTCTTTTGGACTTGATTCAAACCAAAGTTAACTATGTTGTACAAGAGGCCATTGTTGTTATCAAAGATATTTTTAGGAAATATCCAAACAAATATGAAAGCATCATATCCACATTATGTGAAAACTTGGACACACTGGATGAACCTGAAGCAAGGGCCTCCATGATCTGGATCATTGGAGAGTATGCTGAAAGGATAGATAATGCTGATGAGCTTCTTGAGAGTTTCTTGGAGGGGTTTCATGATGAGAACACGCAGGTTCAACTTCAGTTGTTAACAGCCATTGTAAAACTGTTCTTGAAACGACCAACTGAGACACAGGAACTTGTCCAACAGGTGTTGAGTTTGGCCACTCAAGATAGTGATAACCCTGATCTACGAGACAGAGGCTTCATCTACTGGAGGCTGTTGTCCACAGATCCTGCTGCTGCCAAAGAAGTTGTCCTTGCAGAGAAACCATTAATCAGCGAGGAGACAGATCTTCTTGAACCAACTCTTCTTGATGAATTAATCTGTCACATTGGAACCTTGGCTTCTGTGTACCATAAACCTCCATCTGCTTTTGTAGAAGGTAAGACTGCTGTTAGGAAACAGTTGCCTCCTCGACAGAACTCGGTCGGTTCAGCAGAAGAGGCGTCCAGTGGTAGTCCACCAGCTCCTGGACAACCCACTGATGAGCAGCAGCCTACAGTTATACCTGTTGCTGACAATCTTATTGGAGACTTGCTTAGTCTTGATATCAGTGCACCATCCACTTACCAGGCTCCTGTATCCTCACAACCTCAGCCTGTTGCTAACACTGCTGCTATGGATCTCTTAGGTGGAGGGCTGGACAGCCTGCTTGGGGATACTTCTGCTCCAGCAGGTATAACATCAGCTCCTCCTGTTAGCAGTAGTGGGCTTTTAGGTGACATATTTGGTATTGGAAATGTCACACCTTTCTACACTCCACCAAAACAAGTATGGCTCCCAGCTGCCCGAGGAAAAGGTCTGGAGATAAGTGGAACATTTACTCGGAGAAATGGACAAATATATATGGAAATGACATTTAGTAACAAAGCCATGCAAGCAATGACTTCATTTGCAATTCAGTTCAACAAAAACAGCTTTGGTCTTTCTCCAGCTCAACCACTTCAGGTGCAGGGACCATTGCAGCCTAATGGATCGGTAGATTCTAGCCTTCCAGTCAACACAAAGGGACCTGTTCAAAAGATGGAACCTTTGACAAATCTTCAGGTAGCAGTAAAGAATAATGTAGATGTGTTCTACTTTAGCTGTCTTGTTCCTCTGCATGTCTTGTGTATGGAAGATGGAATGATGGATAAACGGGTGTTCCTGGCCACCTGGAAGGACATTCCTGCCCAGAATGAAGTGCAGTATACAATAGAGAATGTGAACTATACAGCAGACCAAGTCTCGAGCAAACTACAGAACAACAATATCTTTACAATTGCTAAGAGAAATGTTGAAGGACAAGATATGCTCTATCAATCCTTGAAGTTAACCAATGGCATCTGGGTTCTGGCTGAATTAAAGATTCAGCCTGGAAACATAAATCTTATACTCTCCCTGAAATCGAGAGCCATGGAGGTTGCTCCGGGAGTCCACCAAACTTTTGAGTTAATATTACACAATTAA